GCCCAGATTCTAACATTTTTAACAAATCGCTGATCAGGCTGCACTGTATCGGAGTCACCACCTAAAAATGGGGCAATAAGAAAATAACCATCAACTAAATTACTCGTTTCCCAGCCACTATAATTAAGTATGACACCGCCGCCTGAAGAATGACCTCCAAGAAAGAGTGGCAAGCTTGGATATTTTTCTTTCACTAAGCGCACAGTATCATCGACATCCAGCCAGACCTGTTGAGCACTGGGTGCGTCACCTCGCGGCCCACCAGAGTTTCCATGCCCTCGAAGGTCTGCCAGAAAAACTGCTACAGGAAATTTCTGTGTCAATTCTCGCGCCATATTTTGATAAAGCTGATTACTCCAAAAACCACCACCATGATAAAAAATAAGCGTAGCTTGCGGTGCTGTTTCAGATAAAAAAGAATAGTAAGCAAGATTGAGGCCATCTGAAGATTTTAAAAATTCTGGCCGCTTTAAACCATTCTCAGAATCTATGTTTTGAACCTCTTCAAAATGGAGTGAGTCTTCCATAATATCCTCTGTATTATTTTGTGTGCTGAGTAAATAAATTGGAGTGCTCGCTGACAAGGCGAATAGAGCAACAAGTAATAATGCTTTTTTCATAATCTCTTCTATCGTCAACACTTATAAACTTATTCTAATGGAATAACATAAAACAATACTCGCTCAAAAGAGATCTTTGTATTATAACAAAGCAAAAAAATACTTTACCGTTAATATAAAAGTCACCACCGTAATGCTATGCAAAATCAGATGCTCAAGATTTGGAATTGGGTGATCATTGATGGCCGGTAAAATAATAATCGTTGATTTAAACTTTTTATTATAAACAGTCTTCCAAAGCTCAGTTGGCCCAAAAAAGTATGGCTTCCACCAGGTAAAATATTCACCCATTAATAACAATATAAAAAGAACAACCGAAACTCCAGCCATAATTTTACCGCCAAATAGCGTTGCAAAAATTGGAATCCCCATAGCAAATGCACAGCTTCCACATTCCAAAAGCTGCTGCTTACGCGTATAACTTTTGATATTATTAAACGGATACAAATCAAAAATTGTCGTTACTTGATGGTATACCAGATGAAATACCTGAAAAAACAGGGCTAGCCGCCACAATGTAAACATAAAAACTCCCAATAAAAAAACCCCTAACTTTTACATTAGGGGTCAAATTTAATTCTGGCAGGACCTATTTTCCCGGGCCGTTACCAGCCAAGTATCTTGGGCGCGTGTTGCTTAACTGCTGTATTCGGAATGGGAACAGGTGTTTCCAACAAGCTATAGCCACCAGAAATTTTGCATGATTCATTTAAGAATCAAAAGTTATAATAAATTTTTAAAATCTTATGCGCTTGATAGCAATTCCAGCGTAAGAATTATAATTTTCTCGAAAAAGAAACCCTCGACTTTTACATCGAGGGTCCTAAATTAATCCTGGCAGGACCTATTTTCCCGGGCCGTTACCAGCCAAGTATCTTGGGCGCGTGTTGCTTAACTGCTGTATTCGGAATGGGAACAGGTGTTTCCAACAAGCTATAGCCACCAGGAAATTTTGTATGATTCATTTAAGAATCAAAAGTTATAATAAATTTTTAAGATCTTGAGTGTACGCGATTGCTCACGTACACTCAGATTTTTTATAGTCTAATTTGCGATATAAATTCAGAGATAGATTTACTCATTAACAATTAATAGAGTCTCAGTTTTTACTTTATCTACGTCTGCCTTACGACAAACGCAAGTTGTAGTTTTAAATTAAGCGTAGATAAAACATTCGATTTATTAGTACTGGTTAGCTTAATACATTACTGTACTTCCACACCCAGCCTATCAACCTCGTAGTCTTCGAGGAATCTTATGTACCTTACGTACGGGATATCTAATCTTGAGGTGAGTTTCCCACTTAGATGCTTTCAGCGGTTATCTCGTCCAAACCTAGCTACCCAGCTTTGCTCTTGGTGAACAACTGGAACACTAGAGGTTTGTCCATCCCGGTCCTCTCGTACTAGGGACAGCGCCTCTCAAATATCCTACGCCCACGATGGATAAGGACCGAAC
This sequence is a window from Candidatus Dependentiae bacterium. Protein-coding genes within it:
- a CDS encoding alpha/beta hydrolase: MKKALLLVALFALSASTPIYLLSTQNNTEDIMEDSLHFEEVQNIDSENGLKRPEFLKSSDGLNLAYYSFLSETAPQATLIFYHGGGFWSNQLYQNMARELTQKFPVAVFLADLRGHGNSGGPRGDAPSAQQVWLDVDDTVRLVKEKYPSLPLFLGGHSSGGGVILNYSGWETSNLVDGYFLIAPFLGGDSDTVQPDQRFVKNVRIWAIIAHMLSAGWLLSHTKAVFFNYPERLMKQDSHIITSYTTTMAIATSPYNAKGLFGKLKKPCALFVGSRDEQFIPEKLVGFNQHLSEEVKSKSSAQLVFDASHLSIVLQASEFLAQALKRFISSDQ